One window of Salegentibacter sp. Hel_I_6 genomic DNA carries:
- a CDS encoding restriction endonuclease: MEFDFSKLNDREFEALSASIIERILSKRVEIFKAGRDGGVDGRFWIGKDKEGIIQCKHYFETPYKNLISKLKSEEFKKVQKLNPSRYIFVTSKNLSKANKEEIQQIFDPFILREDDIYGREDLNRFLSKRENKDIVEENFKLWITSSSILDSIYNNAIKGRSESTIREIKESNYKYAITENHQKGLKILEEKNVIILTGEPGIGKTTLADNLALIYIAKGYEFCDIEESISEAESLFRQKEKRKILFYCDDFLGSNLYDAINNKRDSHIVKFINRVVQDNSKKFILTSRTNILNKAYSFSHQFQNNRIRDNEFLLRVENLTLIDKAKILYNHIYHSHLAKEYIDKIYQEKRYKEIIKHRNFNPRIIDFITDSIRVGNVTPEKYWNYIKKSLEHPEDIWADYFQNQTDDCVRALTFLTVYNNGKIPEDALRQSYDRFLKIHPVNLGDHSDKSFEAVRKLATRSLLNRNQTGVNKYEYTLFNPSIADFILNSYSEENQLISNILISLNDEAAISYFKSISLSEKVKKSNSRKIQENLFSEFFQEKLEEENWDFLIILVYLDCFNIQLNSEIKHFIQSIINSEYSNGKNLYELLIILSEVEPKIEFNNFDFLHGFVDRDLDEDTLKTLLDFIEEFNVEDSYILSLVENHLEVFLEEMSSGSNLDIDFSKYINNRYYPDGYSDIEIDISGAESEAHDRLSDYLSDFNQSVLERIDINIGNIVSNLDMDHMANTYLESYSRDSYYDEDYRGSYRSSYSSEDDIDSIFER; encoded by the coding sequence ATGGAGTTTGATTTTTCAAAACTTAACGATAGGGAGTTTGAGGCATTATCAGCTTCAATAATTGAGAGAATTCTATCTAAAAGGGTTGAGATTTTTAAGGCAGGAAGAGATGGAGGCGTCGATGGTCGATTTTGGATAGGGAAAGATAAAGAGGGTATTATTCAATGCAAACATTATTTCGAAACGCCTTATAAAAATCTTATTTCTAAATTAAAATCCGAAGAATTTAAAAAGGTCCAAAAACTAAATCCTAGTCGTTACATTTTCGTTACTTCTAAAAATCTATCCAAAGCTAATAAAGAAGAAATACAGCAAATTTTTGATCCTTTCATTCTTAGAGAAGATGATATTTATGGTAGAGAAGATCTAAATAGGTTTTTGTCAAAACGAGAAAATAAGGACATTGTTGAGGAAAATTTCAAACTATGGATTACAAGTTCTTCAATTCTGGACAGCATTTATAATAATGCGATCAAAGGGAGAAGCGAAAGCACTATCCGTGAAATAAAAGAAAGTAACTATAAATATGCGATAACTGAAAATCACCAAAAAGGATTAAAAATTTTAGAGGAAAAAAATGTAATCATTTTAACTGGTGAACCAGGCATCGGCAAAACTACTCTGGCCGATAATTTAGCATTAATCTATATCGCTAAAGGTTATGAATTCTGTGATATTGAAGAAAGTATTAGCGAAGCTGAAAGTTTATTTAGACAAAAAGAAAAAAGAAAGATATTATTTTATTGTGATGATTTTCTGGGAAGTAATCTTTATGATGCCATTAATAACAAAAGGGATTCTCATATTGTAAAATTTATTAATAGAGTTGTTCAAGATAATTCGAAAAAATTCATCTTGACTTCAAGAACTAATATTTTAAATAAGGCATATAGCTTTAGTCATCAATTTCAAAATAATAGGATCCGTGATAATGAATTCTTACTTAGGGTAGAAAATTTGACCTTGATTGATAAAGCGAAAATTTTATATAATCATATATATCATTCACACTTAGCTAAAGAATATATCGATAAGATATATCAAGAAAAGCGTTATAAGGAAATCATTAAGCACAGGAATTTTAATCCTAGAATCATAGATTTTATAACAGATAGTATTAGAGTTGGTAATGTTACTCCTGAAAAATATTGGAATTATATAAAAAAGAGTTTAGAACATCCTGAAGATATTTGGGCTGATTACTTTCAAAATCAAACAGATGATTGTGTACGTGCTTTGACATTTCTAACCGTATATAATAATGGAAAAATTCCAGAAGATGCACTAAGACAATCTTATGACCGGTTTCTCAAAATTCATCCCGTTAATTTGGGGGATCATTCTGATAAAAGTTTTGAAGCAGTTAGAAAACTTGCCACGAGATCTTTGTTGAATAGAAATCAAACTGGAGTGAATAAATATGAATACACGTTATTTAATCCATCTATTGCAGATTTTATTCTTAATTCGTATTCGGAAGAAAATCAATTAATTTCAAATATTTTGATTTCATTAAATGATGAAGCTGCAATAAGTTACTTTAAAAGTATATCCTTATCGGAAAAGGTAAAAAAATCAAACTCCAGAAAGATTCAAGAAAATTTATTTTCTGAATTTTTTCAAGAAAAATTAGAAGAAGAAAACTGGGATTTTTTAATAATATTAGTTTATCTAGATTGTTTTAATATTCAGCTAAATAGCGAAATAAAACATTTCATTCAGTCTATCATAAACTCTGAATACTCAAATGGTAAAAATCTATATGAACTTCTGATAATTTTATCAGAAGTGGAACCAAAAATTGAATTCAATAATTTTGATTTTTTACATGGTTTTGTTGATCGTGATTTAGATGAAGATACCCTTAAGACATTGTTGGATTTTATTGAAGAATTTAACGTCGAAGACTCCTATATATTATCGTTGGTAGAGAATCACTTAGAAGTTTTTTTAGAAGAAATGTCATCAGGATCTAATTTAGATATTGATTTTTCCAAATATATAAATAACAGATATTATCCAGACGGATATAGTGACATTGAAATTGACATATCCGGAGCAGAGTCTGAAGCACATGACAGACTCAGCGATTATTTATCGGACTTTAATCAATCGGTTTTAGAAAGAATTGATATTAATATTGGGAATATTGTATCTAATTTAGATATGGATCATATGGCTAACACCTATTTAGAGAGTTACTCACGTGATTCTTATTACGATGAAGATTATAGAGGAAGCTATAGATCTAGTTACTCTTCAGAAGATGATATAGATTCAATCTTCGAAAGATAA
- the ltrA gene encoding group II intron reverse transcriptase/maturase, translating into MIKELTSKKNLNQAFRQVYRNKGAAGIDNVQITGLQSILKAHGKQYARQIERGEYQVAPILGVEIPKSNGKKRLLGIPTVVDRVFQQALHQVLQPVFEPAFQNYSYGFRPNRNAHQAVAQSLENINSGYQNIVDIDLKSFFDEVAHDVLLDLIFKKVKCRATLKLLRSFLRAPIQINDKLHKRRKGVPQGSPLSPLLSNILLNELDKELEKRGHRYVRYADDFSIYVRSKPAAKRVGNSIYKFLRDKLRLPINREKSGIRKPLTFKVLGFGFVPTYKKGEKAKYQLVAEASKWEIFKSKLKYITKKTIPASFEERIHSINLLLRGWINYFKPASIQGKLKKLEEWLRNRLRYCIWHHWKKPERKRKNLIRLGINPDQAYAWSRTRMGGWAVAQSPILRTTITIKRLKMKGYVGLIEYYNR; encoded by the coding sequence ATGATTAAAGAATTAACAAGTAAAAAGAACCTAAACCAAGCCTTCCGTCAGGTGTATCGCAACAAAGGAGCAGCAGGTATAGATAACGTCCAAATAACAGGACTCCAATCTATTCTAAAAGCTCACGGTAAACAATACGCCCGGCAGATAGAACGAGGGGAATATCAGGTGGCTCCAATACTGGGAGTTGAAATACCAAAAAGCAACGGGAAGAAACGTTTACTCGGTATTCCCACGGTTGTCGACAGGGTATTTCAGCAAGCATTACATCAGGTTTTGCAACCAGTATTTGAGCCAGCCTTTCAAAATTATAGTTATGGATTCAGACCAAACCGCAATGCCCATCAAGCCGTTGCACAGAGCCTTGAAAATATCAATTCTGGCTACCAAAACATCGTCGATATTGATTTAAAGAGCTTCTTTGATGAAGTGGCCCACGATGTACTGTTAGACTTGATATTCAAAAAGGTAAAATGCCGGGCTACTTTAAAGTTATTGCGGTCATTTTTAAGAGCTCCGATACAAATTAACGACAAGTTGCATAAACGCAGGAAAGGAGTCCCGCAAGGTTCTCCCTTAAGTCCTTTGCTCTCCAATATTCTGCTCAATGAGCTGGATAAAGAACTGGAAAAGCGAGGACACCGCTATGTAAGATATGCCGATGATTTTAGTATTTACGTTCGAAGTAAACCCGCTGCGAAACGCGTAGGTAATAGTATCTACAAATTTCTCCGGGACAAACTCCGGCTTCCAATCAATAGGGAGAAAAGTGGCATACGTAAACCTTTAACCTTTAAGGTATTGGGATTTGGTTTTGTACCAACCTACAAGAAAGGAGAAAAGGCCAAATACCAGCTTGTGGCAGAAGCGTCAAAATGGGAAATATTTAAGTCAAAACTTAAATATATTACCAAAAAGACAATTCCTGCAAGCTTTGAAGAACGTATCCACAGCATCAACTTATTGTTAAGGGGCTGGATCAATTACTTTAAACCGGCATCCATTCAGGGAAAGCTTAAGAAGCTGGAAGAATGGCTAAGGAATCGTTTACGGTATTGCATCTGGCATCACTGGAAAAAGCCCGAACGAAAACGGAAAAACCTTATTCGATTGGGTATTAATCCAGATCAAGCCTATGCCTGGAGTCGCACCCGAATGGGCGGCTGGGCTGTAGCCCAGAGTCCTATCTTGCGTACCACTATTACCATAAAACGCTTAAAAATGAAAGGTTATGTTGGTTTAATCGAATACTATAATCGATAA
- a CDS encoding tyrosine-type recombinase/integrase produces MDYLHLLKSQHKTPSDSFFKHTVYGLRYAYRISGMKAMRVMLPSIERPHKLPVVLSRSEIKQLLKTPKLLKHRLVLAMLYGCGLRCFELRGLQLKDLDFDRKMLHIRQGKGRKDRYVPLSQMQIRGLKKYIAADHPTTWCFNGNDRKGDPAQLSAMGVQWIVREARKHSGIQKDITTHSLRHSYATHLLEMGLDIISVKDLLGHADIQTTLTYLHVAQLGRQKPFSPLDRLYKE; encoded by the coding sequence TTGGACTACTTGCACCTTCTAAAATCCCAGCACAAAACACCATCGGACAGTTTCTTTAAGCATACGGTCTATGGTCTTCGCTATGCCTATCGAATCTCCGGGATGAAAGCGATGCGGGTCATGCTACCTTCCATTGAACGGCCCCACAAACTCCCGGTGGTGTTAAGCCGTAGCGAGATTAAACAACTGCTTAAAACTCCCAAACTTCTCAAACACCGGTTGGTACTGGCAATGCTTTATGGCTGCGGCCTTCGCTGCTTCGAACTTCGTGGCTTGCAACTCAAAGATCTGGATTTTGATCGTAAGATGCTTCACATCCGCCAGGGCAAAGGCAGAAAAGACCGCTATGTTCCTTTATCCCAGATGCAAATCCGTGGCCTAAAAAAATATATCGCTGCAGACCATCCTACCACCTGGTGTTTTAATGGCAACGACAGGAAAGGTGATCCAGCCCAGTTATCTGCCATGGGGGTGCAATGGATCGTTCGGGAAGCCCGTAAACACAGCGGGATCCAGAAAGATATCACTACCCATAGCCTTCGGCACAGTTATGCCACCCACCTTTTGGAGATGGGATTGGATATTATCAGTGTCAAAGATTTACTGGGACACGCAGATATCCAAACCACGCTCACCTACCTTCACGTGGCACAACTCGGTAGGCAGAAGCCGTTCAGTCCGCTTGATCGGCTCTACAAGGAGTAG
- a CDS encoding cytochrome c oxidase assembly factor Coa1 family protein: MRRSLKWIIPIIVVLAVVFYLFSSSGMGKVATDLTQAYTDQELYNNAIEKANSDQRVLDEIGEIQPIDKMTILNGEVNFSNDNQTVNSTIKVEGSKGNGKLDLTAERENQSWRYEKVKIRIEDPEKKKKTIEIINLP; this comes from the coding sequence ATGAGAAGAAGTCTAAAATGGATAATTCCAATAATAGTTGTTTTAGCAGTTGTCTTTTACTTGTTTTCATCATCCGGAATGGGAAAAGTTGCAACTGATTTAACCCAGGCATATACAGATCAAGAACTCTACAATAATGCTATTGAGAAGGCTAACTCCGACCAAAGAGTATTAGATGAAATTGGAGAAATTCAGCCTATAGACAAAATGACTATTTTAAACGGAGAAGTCAATTTTTCAAATGATAATCAAACAGTAAATTCAACTATAAAAGTTGAGGGTTCAAAAGGAAATGGAAAATTAGATTTAACAGCAGAAAGAGAAAATCAAAGCTGGCGTTACGAAAAGGTGAAAATTCGAATTGAAGATCCTGAAAAGAAGAAAAAAACTATTGAAATAATAAACCTGCCCTAA
- a CDS encoding IS91 family transposase, which translates to MKPAAHEVAQVLERNTESLSKYCYNSWQARTLHALRKCRTAALGGHIDRCNNPSCHRLHLSYNSCRNRHCPKCQGHKKEEWIRAREEELLNVPYFHVVFTLPSALNRLCLYEPKKMYGLLFKLAWQVVQGFSSNHKFLGAKPGMIAILHTWGQNLSLHPHLHCIVPGGGIAQSGQWKSAKSKGKYLFPVKAMSTVFRARFVASLRKELEPQSKDFYESLFKNDWVVYCKQPFLGPAQVVEYLGRYTHKIAISNHRIKNLDNESVIFAVKDYRHGGRKSLLRLSDAEFIRRFALHILPKGFVRIRHYGILSSYHKKITLTQLQKRLGRVQLTERKPLQHRLCPVCKKGKLVTLTTFTPRGPPGYWMEKLRKQSNK; encoded by the coding sequence GTGAAACCTGCTGCTCACGAGGTGGCCCAGGTACTGGAAAGGAACACGGAATCTTTATCCAAATACTGTTACAACAGCTGGCAGGCAAGAACCCTGCACGCCTTGCGTAAATGCCGCACTGCTGCCCTGGGTGGCCATATCGACCGCTGTAACAACCCTTCCTGCCATAGGCTCCATCTTAGTTATAATAGTTGCCGGAACCGCCATTGTCCCAAGTGCCAGGGACATAAAAAGGAGGAATGGATCCGGGCACGGGAAGAAGAACTCCTAAACGTGCCTTACTTCCACGTGGTCTTCACATTGCCATCAGCGCTCAACCGCCTATGCCTGTACGAACCTAAAAAAATGTATGGCCTACTCTTCAAATTAGCCTGGCAGGTGGTTCAGGGTTTTTCATCGAACCATAAATTCCTGGGTGCCAAACCGGGGATGATCGCCATCCTGCACACCTGGGGGCAAAACCTTTCTTTACACCCACACCTGCACTGTATTGTTCCCGGGGGTGGTATTGCTCAAAGCGGTCAATGGAAATCTGCAAAAAGCAAAGGTAAATACCTGTTCCCGGTTAAGGCTATGAGCACCGTTTTTAGGGCTCGTTTTGTGGCTTCCCTTCGCAAGGAACTGGAACCGCAATCCAAAGACTTCTACGAAAGCCTTTTTAAAAATGATTGGGTAGTTTATTGTAAACAACCCTTTTTAGGTCCAGCCCAGGTGGTGGAATACCTCGGTCGCTATACCCACAAGATCGCCATCAGTAACCACAGAATTAAAAACCTGGATAATGAAAGCGTTATATTTGCTGTAAAGGACTACCGCCACGGGGGAAGAAAATCCTTGTTGCGTTTATCCGATGCAGAATTCATCAGGCGGTTCGCGCTTCACATACTTCCCAAAGGATTTGTTCGCATACGGCATTATGGAATCTTGAGTTCCTATCATAAAAAAATTACACTTACCCAGCTACAGAAAAGACTGGGACGAGTACAACTCACAGAGCGTAAACCACTTCAACACCGCCTGTGCCCGGTATGCAAGAAAGGAAAATTGGTGACCCTTACTACCTTTACCCCGCGAGGCCCACCAGGATACTGGATGGAAAAACTAAGAAAACAATCAAATAAATAA
- a CDS encoding IS110 family transposase encodes MNKNNQIYGVDISKGVFDVVNSTGEHFQFKNNVSGFKSFLKILIKEDLVVMEATGYYHYRLAQFLYEKGIKVSVVNPLSVKRFIQMKLSKIKTDKSDAKAICEYASTNEVPLYTARDKSQAEALQILRLIAIYTKQSTALKNKLHGEKVLGKPSKVVYHSLNRSLKVLQNEIKTLESRLTEIVKDDQQKQLTLLKSIPGLGNKTAIMLIVLTHGFTSFEDASQLCCYAGITPTIRASGSSVRGKSRISKIGNPKLRNLLFMCSFTACKHNKACRDIYERIIAKGKSKKLALIAVCNKLLKQAFAVATSGLPYDENYASRLG; translated from the coding sequence ATGAATAAAAATAATCAAATTTATGGAGTAGACATCAGTAAAGGAGTATTTGATGTGGTCAACTCCACGGGAGAACATTTTCAATTCAAAAATAATGTCTCAGGCTTTAAAAGTTTTTTAAAGATTTTAATAAAAGAAGATCTGGTGGTTATGGAAGCTACGGGATATTACCATTATAGGTTAGCACAATTTCTTTATGAGAAGGGGATCAAGGTCTCGGTAGTAAACCCTTTGTCTGTGAAGCGTTTTATCCAGATGAAATTATCAAAAATTAAGACTGATAAGTCTGATGCCAAAGCGATATGTGAATATGCTAGCACCAATGAAGTTCCTTTGTACACAGCAAGAGACAAGAGTCAGGCCGAGGCTCTGCAAATACTTCGTTTAATAGCTATCTATACAAAGCAGAGTACCGCTTTAAAGAATAAACTTCATGGAGAAAAGGTACTTGGTAAACCTTCAAAAGTAGTTTATCACTCGCTCAACCGATCGCTTAAAGTATTGCAAAATGAGATAAAAACTTTGGAGTCCAGATTAACAGAGATTGTTAAGGATGATCAGCAAAAACAACTGACGCTTCTAAAAAGTATACCTGGATTGGGTAATAAAACAGCCATAATGTTAATAGTGTTAACCCATGGTTTTACCAGCTTTGAGGACGCAAGTCAATTATGCTGCTATGCTGGAATTACGCCAACCATCCGTGCCTCTGGATCTAGTGTACGAGGTAAGAGTAGGATCAGTAAAATAGGAAATCCAAAACTTAGAAATCTACTCTTTATGTGCAGTTTTACAGCCTGCAAACACAATAAAGCCTGTAGGGATATCTATGAACGAATAATAGCCAAGGGTAAAAGTAAGAAGCTTGCGCTTATTGCTGTATGTAATAAACTATTAAAACAGGCATTTGCTGTGGCTACATCAGGTTTACCATACGATGAAAATTATGCGTCAAGATTAGGATAA
- a CDS encoding TaqI-like C-terminal specificity domain-containing protein — protein MQTEQEVNSGNLSILKPRKALNKAFLKVKPNRSQIEQFKANLIQLLDRTNDTESEEFHKNLVTDFLKKTYYDPNHFINTKGRNDLVIHNGNKAKSNVGVIIEAKKPTNRAEMLTKDKINVKAFQELVLYYLRERITHKNLEIKYVIATNINQWFIFDANVFEKAFAQNKKLVGQFTDFEAGRLSGTNTDFFYKNIAEPFIAEMKQELEFTWFDINNYEKPLRNNNPKDDNKLIALYKLLSPEHLLKLPFTNDSNSLDKRFYGELLHIIGLTETKQGGKKIIERQKEGQRNTGSFLENAIIQLDSMDKIGRLENASQFGENHQERLFNVGLELSITWLNRILFLKLLEAQLVTYHKGDRSYEFLSLDRINNYDDLNSLFFQVLARQYSERNDDVKALFEKVPYLNSSLFEPTDIEHSTLFISNLRDDKTLPIYSATVLKDKKGKKRSGELNALEYLFEFLNAYDFSSEGGETIQEDNKTLINASVLGLIFEKINGYKDGSFFTPGFITMYMCRETIRKAVVQKFNEAKDWNCKDLDEIYDRIEDRQEANELINSLKICDPAVGSGHFLVSALNEMIAIKNDLNILQDRSGRRLKEYQVEVVNDELIVTDEDGELFEYNPTAKESQRIQEALFHEKQKIIENCLFGVDINPNSVKICRLRLWIELLKNAYYKNETELETLPNIDINIKCGNSLISRFDLDADLSKALKKSKWNIDSYRSAVDTYRNAQNKEQKREMEKIIQDIKSDFRSEISGNDPKFKKLQKIKSEIFLMSEQPKMFEISNKEKAGWNKKLQKLTKDSKKLETEIQEIKDNKIYENAFEWRFEFPEVLDENGDYLGFDVVIGNPPYVQHRELAHFRANFKENYSVYSGTADISSYFFERFTKVLNLNGIICVINSNKFFNTEYGKPLRNYLSNYSFVSIINFEQVPIFDEALVSSAIITIANNNDFENFEYVKYFKEKVDTLQNPEEINKRSVIIEQSFLKNDNWLFNDLNSSAIINKIQAKGKTIANISGIQIKRGLTTGFDDAFIINKEKYDKLSGGTNSNSIIQKVLKGQDINRYKVNFHNRWLINSHNGIKGIEEPIKLEKDFPLIFDHLVNINLEVNGRVENRSDQGKHWTNLRSCAFIQDFSKPKIVWGLISGNWDFAFDDAGFFLTSASFFLVSDSIDPKFILALLNSKLYQFYFIHVGEYTAGGAFVLKKKSIEKFIIPDFQFEERQIFIDLVNKILTAKELDEDTNELEEQINRLVYELYGLTEEEIGIVEEALI, from the coding sequence ATGCAGACGGAACAAGAAGTAAATTCTGGTAATCTATCTATACTCAAGCCTCGCAAAGCTCTCAATAAAGCTTTTTTAAAGGTAAAACCAAACCGCTCACAGATCGAGCAGTTTAAAGCTAATCTTATTCAGTTACTGGATAGAACTAATGATACTGAAAGTGAAGAATTCCATAAGAACCTTGTAACAGATTTTCTTAAGAAAACATATTACGATCCCAATCACTTTATAAATACCAAGGGAAGAAATGACCTGGTTATTCATAACGGCAATAAAGCCAAAAGCAATGTAGGGGTTATTATTGAAGCAAAGAAGCCCACTAACCGGGCAGAGATGCTGACTAAGGATAAGATAAACGTTAAAGCATTCCAGGAGTTGGTGCTTTATTATCTGCGGGAGCGCATTACCCATAAAAATCTGGAAATAAAATATGTGATCGCCACCAACATCAATCAGTGGTTTATCTTTGATGCCAATGTTTTTGAAAAGGCGTTTGCACAGAACAAAAAGCTGGTAGGTCAGTTTACCGATTTTGAAGCCGGAAGACTTAGTGGAACAAATACCGACTTCTTCTATAAGAATATAGCTGAACCTTTTATTGCTGAAATGAAACAGGAACTGGAGTTTACCTGGTTCGATATTAATAATTACGAAAAGCCACTTCGGAATAATAATCCTAAGGATGACAATAAGCTGATTGCCCTTTATAAATTATTGTCGCCGGAACATCTATTAAAGCTTCCTTTTACCAACGACAGTAATAGCCTGGATAAGCGTTTTTATGGCGAGCTACTTCATATTATAGGTCTAACCGAAACCAAGCAGGGCGGTAAAAAAATAATTGAACGCCAGAAAGAAGGGCAGCGAAATACCGGTTCATTTTTGGAAAATGCCATTATTCAGCTGGATAGTATGGATAAGATTGGCCGCTTGGAAAATGCATCTCAGTTTGGAGAAAACCACCAGGAACGGCTTTTTAATGTTGGGCTGGAACTTAGCATAACCTGGCTAAACAGAATCCTTTTCCTAAAGCTTTTAGAAGCGCAACTGGTTACTTATCACAAAGGAGATAGATCCTATGAATTTCTTAGCTTAGACAGAATAAACAATTATGATGATCTAAATAGCTTGTTTTTCCAGGTATTAGCTCGTCAATATTCTGAAAGAAATGATGATGTAAAAGCCCTTTTTGAAAAGGTACCGTATCTCAACTCTTCCCTTTTTGAGCCTACAGATATTGAGCATAGTACGCTTTTTATAAGTAATCTTCGAGACGATAAGACTTTGCCTATTTACAGCGCTACGGTGCTAAAAGATAAAAAAGGAAAGAAAAGAAGCGGTGAACTCAATGCCCTGGAATATTTATTTGAGTTCCTTAACGCTTACGACTTCAGCAGTGAAGGCGGGGAGACCATACAGGAAGATAATAAGACCCTCATTAATGCTTCGGTACTAGGGCTTATTTTTGAAAAGATAAACGGCTATAAAGATGGCTCTTTCTTTACGCCCGGTTTTATTACGATGTATATGTGCCGCGAGACCATTAGGAAAGCTGTGGTACAAAAGTTTAATGAAGCCAAAGACTGGAATTGTAAAGATCTGGATGAAATATATGATCGTATTGAAGACCGGCAGGAAGCCAATGAGCTTATTAATAGCCTGAAAATCTGTGATCCTGCGGTCGGCTCCGGTCATTTTTTAGTTTCGGCGCTTAATGAGATGATCGCCATTAAAAACGATCTGAACATTCTACAGGATCGCTCCGGAAGACGGCTTAAGGAATACCAGGTGGAAGTGGTAAATGATGAACTTATCGTAACTGATGAGGACGGGGAACTTTTTGAATATAATCCTACAGCAAAAGAAAGCCAGCGGATACAGGAGGCGCTTTTCCACGAGAAGCAAAAGATCATTGAAAACTGTCTTTTTGGAGTGGATATTAATCCTAACTCAGTTAAGATCTGTCGACTGCGGTTGTGGATAGAATTATTGAAGAATGCTTACTACAAGAATGAAACGGAACTGGAAACCCTTCCAAATATTGACATCAATATTAAATGCGGAAACTCCCTGATAAGCCGATTTGACCTGGATGCCGACTTAAGCAAGGCGCTTAAGAAAAGTAAATGGAATATTGACAGCTATCGCAGTGCCGTAGATACCTACCGGAACGCTCAAAACAAGGAGCAGAAACGTGAGATGGAAAAGATTATCCAGGATATTAAAAGTGATTTTAGAAGTGAGATTTCAGGAAATGATCCTAAATTTAAGAAGCTTCAGAAAATAAAAAGTGAGATCTTTTTAATGTCGGAACAGCCTAAGATGTTTGAAATTTCTAATAAGGAAAAAGCAGGCTGGAACAAAAAGCTGCAAAAACTCACTAAAGACAGCAAAAAACTTGAAACTGAAATCCAGGAAATAAAAGACAACAAGATCTATGAAAATGCCTTTGAGTGGCGATTTGAATTTCCGGAAGTGTTAGATGAAAATGGGGATTATTTAGGTTTTGATGTGGTGATTGGGAATCCGCCGTACGTGCAGCATAGAGAGTTAGCGCATTTTCGTGCTAATTTTAAAGAGAACTACTCAGTTTATTCTGGGACGGCTGATATTAGCTCATATTTTTTTGAAAGATTTACCAAGGTTTTGAATCTAAATGGAATTATTTGTGTCATAAATTCTAATAAATTTTTTAATACGGAATATGGGAAACCTCTCAGGAATTATCTATCGAACTATTCCTTTGTTTCAATTATAAATTTTGAACAAGTACCAATTTTTGATGAAGCTCTTGTTTCAAGTGCAATTATCACTATTGCTAATAATAATGACTTTGAAAATTTTGAATATGTGAAATATTTTAAAGAGAAAGTTGATACACTTCAAAATCCAGAGGAGATAAATAAGCGTAGTGTTATAATTGAACAATCATTCCTTAAGAATGATAATTGGCTTTTTAATGATCTTAATTCCAGTGCTATAATTAATAAAATACAGGCTAAAGGAAAAACTATAGCCAATATTTCTGGAATACAAATTAAAAGAGGGTTGACTACTGGTTTTGATGATGCTTTTATAATAAATAAAGAGAAATACGATAAACTTAGTGGAGGCACTAATTCCAACAGTATTATCCAAAAGGTTCTAAAGGGACAGGATATAAACAGATATAAAGTAAATTTTCATAATCGTTGGCTTATAAACTCACATAACGGAATTAAAGGGATTGAGGAACCAATTAAACTGGAAAAAGACTTTCCATTAATTTTTGATCATCTGGTGAACATAAATTTAGAAGTAAATGGGAGAGTTGAAAATCGATCTGATCAGGGAAAACATTGGACAAACCTAAGAAGCTGTGCATTCATACAGGATTTTTCAAAACCTAAAATAGTTTGGGGTTTAATTTCTGGT
- a CDS encoding protein-export chaperone SecB, giving the protein MQIRLGRIQFTNLDYQVDTYDPEVTHELETSFGIGSSFASDNNKAFAVNFDIKLKSADDKFRLNLKATAHFSTEEDIDDDFQKSSFVSINAPAIAFPYVRTYISNLTLNSGYDPIILPSINFVQLASQKDQEDQSNQQENSL; this is encoded by the coding sequence ATGCAAATCCGTTTAGGTAGAATACAGTTTACTAATTTAGACTATCAAGTAGATACTTATGATCCAGAGGTAACTCACGAATTAGAAACTTCCTTTGGCATTGGAAGTAGTTTTGCTTCAGATAACAACAAGGCATTTGCAGTTAATTTCGATATTAAATTGAAAAGTGCTGATGATAAGTTTCGCTTAAATCTTAAGGCTACAGCCCACTTTAGTACAGAAGAAGATATAGATGATGATTTTCAAAAATCATCCTTTGTATCAATCAATGCTCCTGCAATTGCTTTCCCGTATGTTCGTACCTATATATCAAACTTAACATTGAATAGTGGCTACGATCCTATTATACTTCCTTCAATAAATTTTGTACAGTTAGCTTCTCAAAAGGATCAAGAAGATCAATCAAATCAACAAGAGAATTCTTTATAA